Genomic segment of Candidatus Hydrogenedentota bacterium:
GCTCTACACGTTTGTTTATCGAGCTTCTCCGCCGCCATCGCTCATTGTGTTTGATGCGCCGGATGGATTTAACAGCTGCACACGCCGCATCCGCAGCAATACGCCGCTCCAAGCACTGACCCTCATGAATGACACATCATTCTTCGAGTGCGCGCAAGCCATGGAGAAGATCATCGTCAAAGAAGGCATGGAGATTGCCTTCAAGCGCTGCACTTCGCGTCAACCATCCGCCAACGAACTCGCAGTGCTCAAGAAACTGGACAGCCTCACCGCTGCCAGAGCCCTTCTGAACCTCGACGAAACCTTTACCCGCGAGTAACATGACCATGCTGGACTCAAACAACATCCAAAGACGACACTTTCTGCGCCGCTGCTCCGTGGGACTGGGCGGAATGGCACTGAGTTCGCTCATGGCCAGAGACGCTGCTTTGGCACCAAAGAAGCCGCATCTGCCAGCCAAGGCGAAGAACGTCATCTTTCTGTTCATGGCGGGTGGCCCGTCCCAGTTGGACATGTTCGAGTACAAACCGCAGCTCCAAAAGCTAAACGGCAAGCCGATTCCCGAAAGCTACACGGCAGGTAAGCGCTTTGCGTTCATGGACAGCAGCCACAGAAACAATCTTCTGGGGTCGCG
This window contains:
- a CDS encoding DUF1553 domain-containing protein, with the translated sequence LYTFVYRASPPPSLIVFDAPDGFNSCTRRIRSNTPLQALTLMNDTSFFECAQAMEKIIVKEGMEIAFKRCTSRQPSANELAVLKKLDSLTAARALLNLDETFTRE
- a CDS encoding DUF1501 domain-containing protein, encoding MTMLDSNNIQRRHFLRRCSVGLGGMALSSLMARDAALAPKKPHLPAKAKNVIFLFMAGGPSQLDMFEYKPQLQKLNGKPIPESYTAGKRFAFMDSSHRNNLLGSRYDFKQHGSSGMWVSHLLPHTARMVDQLTFITTCQTDLFNHAPAKMFMNTGSGLFGRPSMGAWITYGLGSECDNLPGFVVLQRGPRGPRGGAVL